Proteins encoded in a region of the Streptomyces sp. NBC_01298 genome:
- a CDS encoding ABC transporter ATP-binding protein → MTHIVIEADGLGLRYGRRGKWALRDCSFRLPEGRVCALVGPNGAGKSSLLTIAAGLVSPTEGHLRSVPREELAYVAQDKPLYPQLTVGETLRMGGELNPGRWDASRAEQIVEAGDLDPHAKVRSLSGGQRTRVALALALGKRPSLLLLDEPMADLDPLARHRLMGTLMADAAENGTSVVMSSHILTELEGACDHLLLVDGGRVRLSGPIEEIGAAHLLLTGPAAAGEELAASHTVVEARTTGRQLTALVRPRGPVDSTTWQTTHPSLEELLLAHLRAPEAPAFTVDADAAEGVAA, encoded by the coding sequence ATGACGCACATCGTGATCGAGGCGGACGGCCTCGGCCTGCGCTACGGACGCCGGGGAAAGTGGGCGCTGCGCGACTGCTCCTTCCGGCTGCCCGAGGGCCGGGTCTGTGCACTGGTGGGACCCAACGGGGCAGGAAAGTCCTCCCTGTTGACCATCGCCGCCGGGCTCGTCTCCCCGACGGAGGGTCACCTCCGCTCGGTGCCGCGAGAGGAACTGGCCTACGTGGCCCAGGACAAGCCGCTCTACCCGCAGCTCACCGTCGGCGAGACGCTGCGCATGGGCGGCGAGCTCAACCCCGGTCGCTGGGACGCGAGCAGGGCGGAGCAGATCGTGGAGGCGGGGGACCTCGACCCGCACGCGAAGGTCCGCTCCCTGTCCGGCGGCCAGCGCACCCGGGTCGCCCTCGCCCTGGCCCTCGGCAAACGCCCGTCCCTGCTCCTGCTCGACGAGCCGATGGCCGATCTCGACCCGCTCGCCCGGCACCGGCTCATGGGCACGCTGATGGCCGACGCCGCCGAGAACGGCACCTCCGTGGTGATGTCCTCGCACATCCTCACCGAGCTGGAGGGCGCCTGCGACCACCTCCTCCTGGTGGATGGCGGCCGCGTCCGCCTCTCCGGCCCCATCGAGGAGATCGGCGCGGCACACCTGCTGCTCACCGGCCCCGCCGCCGCCGGCGAGGAACTCGCCGCGTCCCACACCGTCGTCGAGGCCCGCACGACGGGCCGGCAGCTCACGGCGCTCGTCCGGCCGCGGGGCCCCGTCGACAGCACCACCTGGCAGACCACCCACCCGTCCCTGGAGGAACTCTTGCTCGCCCACCTGCGCGCGCCCGAAGCCCCGGCGTTCACCGTGGACGCCGATGCCGCCGAGGGGGTGGCGGCATGA
- a CDS encoding ABC transporter permease, with the protein MSALTLKGPYWVTVRQHRRVLWAVPALIGVGLVVMVALRVWSAYPTYDHLHRPILTPGDDMLRGLIQSATKSLPFLPLLVGAFVAGPMVARELESGTWRLALTQSTTARAWLGSKVLVAAAVSVLGSLALIGIYRLGWARAADTYGLHWYDIGVYESTGPTLVASCLLGVAVAALVGQLVRRTLPAMAVTGLLTGLVLLIIGALRWSFVPVVGVTAPYTVDAESLLPPSSKRMGTGLVSTTGERFSGYYCPPEAGTRGICRDDVNVTASYADFHPASRYWPIQLIETSILLVLAAAVLYAAFRLVHKRHP; encoded by the coding sequence ATGAGCGCGCTGACGCTGAAGGGGCCGTACTGGGTGACGGTCCGCCAGCACCGGCGGGTGCTGTGGGCGGTGCCCGCGCTCATCGGCGTAGGCCTCGTCGTGATGGTCGCGCTGCGCGTGTGGAGCGCGTACCCGACCTATGACCATCTGCACCGGCCGATCCTGACCCCCGGAGACGACATGCTCCGGGGCCTCATCCAGTCCGCGACAAAGAGCCTGCCGTTCCTCCCGCTGCTGGTGGGAGCCTTCGTCGCCGGCCCGATGGTCGCCCGCGAGCTGGAGAGCGGGACCTGGCGGCTCGCCCTCACCCAGTCGACGACGGCTAGAGCCTGGCTAGGCTCGAAGGTCCTGGTGGCGGCCGCGGTCTCTGTACTCGGCTCCCTCGCCCTGATCGGGATCTACCGCCTCGGCTGGGCCCGGGCCGCCGACACGTACGGGCTCCACTGGTACGACATCGGAGTGTACGAGTCCACTGGCCCGACGCTCGTCGCTTCCTGCCTACTGGGCGTTGCCGTCGCCGCCCTGGTCGGGCAGCTGGTCCGGCGGACCCTGCCCGCCATGGCCGTCACCGGTCTCCTGACGGGTCTGGTGCTGCTCATCATCGGCGCGCTCCGGTGGTCGTTCGTTCCCGTCGTGGGCGTTACCGCCCCTTACACCGTGGACGCGGAGTCGCTCTTGCCGCCTTCCTCAAAGCGGATGGGCACAGGGCTCGTCAGCACCACGGGCGAGCGCTTTTCCGGGTACTACTGCCCTCCGGAAGCCGGTACCCGGGGGATCTGCCGCGACGACGTGAACGTCACCGCTTCGTACGCCGATTTCCACCCGGCCTCCCGCTACTGGCCGATCCAGCTCATCGAGACCTCCATCCTCCTCGTCCTGGCCGCCGCCGTCCTCTACGCCGCCTTCCGCCTGGTACACAAGCGGCACCCCTGA